The sequence ACAGTGCACTCAAAAATGGTAATTGTCATTTTTACTCACCCCTATTATGTTACAAACtctgtatttttataacaaggataagtaaataatgactaaaTTTGCATTTGTGTCTAAACTATTTCTTTAACAGAAGCATATACCCTCGTAACAGAACTACAGTTGACTACAGCGTCACTGACGTGTGCCTAGTGCTCCCGGAGCTATAAACAGAACCCACTCGATATTTCGACATCACGTCTCTACCTAACATGCCTTTCTTAAAGAGAGAAGTCAGGAGCTGGTTGCGGAATTTCTTCCCAATAAAGGCATACAAGATTGGGTTTATTGCACAGTGGGTGAAAGCTATCGCCTCTGTCACATACAAGGCCACATCTATCCTGTCTCTCATCTTGCACGTTTCCATCACTGCACCGGCTCGCATCAAGTTGTCTACGAACTCTGTGATGTTATTGGGCAACCAGCAGATGATAAAAAACAGAACGACACACAAGATGACCCGCATGGCCTTCTGCTTTTGGCTGTTGCGTGAGTGGCAAAGCTTACACGTGGTGAAACCGTAGCAGAACAACATCACGGCGAGCGGTATGAAGAACCCCAAAGTGTGGTGGAGAATCCGTAGGGTCATCCTCCAGTTGTCCATGTTTTCCGCTGTCACATTGTCATGACACATCAACTCCATGCCTTCGGCGGGTGCAAAGACATCGCGATTCACAATTACGGGAATGGACAAAATAAAGGCGCATAGCCACACCAACGCACACACTATGCCAACCAGATGGCGTTTCTGGTTGAGGAATTGGGTTGCTTTCACGATGGCCAGGTAGCGATCAACACTAATGCATGCCAGCAGGAAGACGCAGCAGTAAAATGTGGTTTCCTGAATGCCTGATAGCAGCTTGCACATAACAGTGCCTAACACCCAGCGGCCGGCATGAAGGTTGGTGGCCCAGAACGGTAGGGTCAAAGAAAAGAGCAGGTCGGCTATGGCCAGGTGCATCAGGTATACGTCAGTAGACGTCCTGCGGTTCTCCATGAAATACACCACGAATATCACCACGGTGTTACCCAGCAAGCTCAGACAGAAGACTATGATGTAGACTAGGATCAAAACCGTGCTGTTCAGATGATGTATGGTGTCCGGGCAGGGAGTTATAAATTCATAGTATGTGTACTCTGTAGTAACTTCCATGTTTAAGAAGTTTGGCTGCCAACTGCAGGGGACAAAAAGTTTATTAGGACCAGCATTTTCAAATTGAGAAGTGTACAAAAGTGATTTATAGAGTTTGCGTCATAATGTACTTtaacacagttattgaactaaaccgaatcaacattgaaataaattgAGCTAAATAATGGGTTGCACTTTAATTTACAGTATGTGcacttacatgtacttacagtAAACTTACCCAAGAAAGTAGTGGGTAATATTAGTTTAAGGGGTCGGTTCAGGCtaataattattacattattgcccagttattgcaattactatagtaagtacatagtagcctatgtacatggggaacaggactTTAAAGTATAAAGTTAAATCAAGTGCTACCGAATAATGGCACTATTAGAGGCTTTCGCACCGAATAGTTCTAGGAGATTAGTTATAGGAACTTGCCATTAGGATAGTTCCCCGGGAACTAATTTCTccatgttcctggttgcattcgcactGGGAATAGGAACTCAGAATCGGCTGACAGCGGCGTCTTTAAGCACGGCatttacaaacataaaaaaagaagaTGAACGGAGGATGCCGTTATCGGAAATGTGTTTGTTGCGTGTCGTGGGTTTCGTGATAACGGAGATGGAATGTAAATGCATAATGTATTtgactgaaagagcaaaaagagACTGAAATCTGCTATATCAACTTTCAGTTTTACATATCATCGAGGcggagaaaagaacacaaccctGCGGACAGCAGGTGAatgctgttattgttgttttcCATGTTCAGGAAGTAAATACgtttacacagctttttaaaaatgccaggTGCCAATGTTTGACATGCGTTTGACCAATCAACGTACATTTTCTTTAGGAGCTTTCGCACCAGAGGAAACTTTTCTTAGTTCCCagaactattggctgaagtaccCGGATTTTGCCGTGTTCGCAGCGCAGGAACTAGGAatgattttagttctaggaattccttttgggggaactaaattagctcctacttcagagtagggtctaaaccagcactataggaCCTATCAGTGACGTAAGTGTACATTGATTGGTCAAACGCATGTCAAACAccggcatttttaaaaagctgtgtaaacatatttacttcacaAACATAGAAAACATTGATAATGGCATTTACCTGTTGTCTGCagggttgtgttcttttctccgCCTCGATGATATGTATtactgaaagttgtcataggAGATTTCATCTCTTAGCCCCACTTTTAGCTTTTTCAGTCTTGTAAATTATGAGTTTACATTCCATCTCCATTATCACAAAAcccacaaaacacaacaaacacagctccAATCACGGCATCCACTTCATCCACCGGTTTTTAGCCTTTGTAAATGGTGTGCTTGCTGTCTGCCTCTTCAGAGTTTCTATTCCCGGTGTGAATGGAAAAAGGAACATGGCCCAGGGGAGAAATTAGTTCTCAGGAACTTGTTGCTAGATCCTAACACTATTCTGTGTGAAAGCccctttttagagctgctttacagcaaaaaatgtgaaatatcatGATTGAAGATCTTTACAACATTAATACTGTCATTTtcttgtttattactgtaaagctgctttgaaactatctgtattgtataaagtgctatataaattaaTGTAACTTGACTAATTATTCTTAACAAGAATCAGGAGTGAGTTGGTATGTttaaacttttgactggtataTTGTATACTTAAATGCATAAatttaaaagtatactttaatAAGTCAatgaaatatttcacattaagtCATACTAATCAATTAATCTTTAACCTGATTAAAAGCTGTACAAACACTAAATATATTGATCAAGATTTTATTCTCTTACCGTTTTATCTTTTGTGATTTTACTGAGATTTATCAGGCCTGCTTGTCTGGGGTTTAGGAATTATTCCGTGGAAATTATCCGATACTTGCTGGCTGATTTCTGACAGCTTTGTGAGAATAACTGGTTTGATAACAACTGATTATTTCTACCACGTCCCTTTCCTTCCTGCGTgaataatcaaaaaaaaaaaaaaaaagaagaagaggaggaaaaaaagagaGGTAGAACAAGAGATATTATCAGTCTTACAGTTTCACAAGAcagtaaacaaaaaacaactttacAGTTCATGTATTAGCAATTAGTGATATACAGAAGGTTATAATGTTGACTCTGGTTTGCTTTTGTTTGATACATACTCTCATACTTATGTGCCATAAAAATTCAAATAAGTGCCTTTCAACTTTCTGATAGTCTCATTGGTTCATAATCACACATAACTGTACAGTTGATTCAGGTTTGTAAACAAACTGCACTTCAGGTTTCACAAAAAAAGTTAGGCTTTGAAATGATACAAACCCCTGCGACTGTgtttgtgacgagcagggcgggcgagagccgtgagggaacggcgcgaggccggtgacgcgagtgataatgagcgtcacctgcgaggcgtgctggcctcgagtctctcacggaggagctccggaggcataaaaggaggagcgactacaatgaaagacgagagaggaccaggcctggactttattttatgttttgttatgtttgtgtggccggtagacgtccgcgagggtctgccggcattactttcgttttgtttgtttattttatattaaagttttgttgaatgttcgccggttcccgcctcctccttcccatatctactaacctcgttacattggtgccgaaacccgggaggaaggagggacatgctgtcggagagccctcgctgctgagggggatcgcggtgctgcggagttcgggcagcgcgggagtgaagaccgcaaAAGGCTGCCCGaagcggtggtactggagcctagtgaaaggtgggacggagagctcgaggccgtgcccctgggacgaggtggggtggctgccgtccaagagggagcggaggagtcgccgccgttcgccgtgggccggagcctgctgccgtccgccataaaggggaggagcagggaacgggggactcgctgccggctgccctcagtcggaggagccatcgccggccgccaggaggcggtcgaggatcgggccgtccaccgagcgtccagtgccaccgcatggctccgcgaagaagagcctctcggcaggctgaggaccaagcggcagtgtgtcggggaaccggaccaagaatttttttttttctttttcctctctcccctctctcgtcctgtcgctccccttgcttccgtctcctttctctcgtctcgtctgtccttacccccaggtgctgcggccgccgagacagaccccgggggggagtagagcgcagtctcggaggtaccccccggcctgcgaggggcgttgggggtatgtgacgagcagggcgggcgagagccgtgagggaacgagtctctcacggaggagctccggaggcataaaaggaggagcgactacaatgaaagacgagacaggaccaggcctggactttattttatgttttgttatgtttgtgtggccggcagacgtccgcgagggtctgccggcattactttcgttttgtttgtttattttatattaaagttttgttgaatgttcgccggttcccgcctcctccttcccatatctactaacctcgttacagtGTTGTACCAAAGACTTTAGATACACAAAGGCGGTTCACTTCTATTACTATGAATGGTAAGTGCAATATGGCTGAATATGTCCCagcttctaaataaaagagccaatcgggAAGGTTGTTGTTTTGCTGCAGCTGCTGTTAGATGTTTGATTGCTGTCcctggctgcatccgaaatcacatATTCTCTTGAGTATGTACTTACTACTTACAACtcgaattccggaaatgttgggacattttttaaatttaaataaaatgaaagctaaaagattttcaaatcacatgagccaatattttattcacaatagaacaaatataacattacaaatgtttaaGCTGAGAAATGTTTACACTTTTAttcactaaatgagctcatttcaaatttcattTCAGAAGTGctttctatatagtatgaatgtgtataTTATGACTGTAATCTGGACATACATGTTGCCCTTATCacgtgacctaccagcatcagttgcgtcgcttcactgccattcacaaatcctctcccatggcctcattggatagtaaagtgtccattccAACACCCTCATTTCCATTTGGAATTCATAAAAGCACAAGAAGTGCTGATAGTGATCAAGGCCTGTACACCAAGATGTGTGCTTATCGAGGGCCTGTTAATTGTCACACCTTTAGTACGGTGGACGAAGTTGTTATTTGGTCAGTTTGTCCTCTATTTTTGTCTCTTCTTCCTGGGGgcttttcctcttcctctctacCTGACCTCTGCTTTCCATCTCAGCTAACATTTTACATACATGCTGGGAACAATTATTGGTACATCTATTTTGTAACCATTTCAAGTGTAAACATAACCAGATATTGTCTTTAAACTCTTTCAATTACGAATGGTGTGCTAACTCATTTTGATGCGGTATTAACTTTGAAGTGCAAccttttgcaatacaatatagTCACACTATAGCAATGATCTTTCAAATATATTGCCATCAACTGCTCTTATTTACACCATTGGTGTAAGTAGTGGATGGTAATAGacaaaaatgtacagttttttaTCATCTTGCTGATAACGTTTCTTTAGTCATTTGGCTATCATGCAGCCTGAACCACTGTAGGGAAACCACCCTTacacacacttcagaatctACTTCTTAGAAGTATTAGGTTATCCAGGTGCTTTTTGCCCACTCTTTTATGAGTAGGTCTTCTGTGAATTCTAAcgtacttcttttgtcacatactgtttttttttttgcctactaTATTGTAGGGAAGCATAtgattttggacacagccaTTGTGTTATGAGACAACTGGTTAAGACTGCACATGCGCTTTGGCTGTTCCAGcctttttttgtcatgatttgagcatttATAAACAAATCTATGAAACAGCTGCTGTctgatttcattggtgatttcaaataaaataatatttaataaccaAATTCACTTAAATTAACCAGAATAGATGCACATTCTCTAGTCAACTAGCATTTTCCCATAGTCGAATGTTTTTCTGTGTGTGAGAAGACAGTGGTAGATATGGTTTTTGATAAAAAGGTTGTTGATGCTAATAATGATTTCAAGTTCAAGTAGTAGAGTGATTTTCGACCAGGGGGCCTCAGCAAGCTTCCAAATGGGCCTcataaagatgaattaaaatgatttataaaaggcctcattaaaataagatatttctcattttaatgCACTCCCTCAACTGTCATGATTGATCACAGGAAGCAAATGCGAGTTGACTAGTTTATTTACAATGAAGAGAGAAATGAACACAGTCACTGAATAGGCGGGCCTCTGGTGACGCAGGGATTGAGATGGCCGGCTGGTGATGCATGGCTGTGATGAAAGGTGCTGGTGTGAAGTAATCCAAGGTCCAGACATAGAACGAGAACACGATGAACACCAAATTGGAATGGGTGAAGACACAACTAGAACTCCGGGCAGGAACAGGCAGGAACAGGACGGAACAACACAGCACAGaacaccaaacaacgatctgatgGGGAAGAGGAGAATGAGGTGAGCTTATaaagggtgagtgaatgagcaGCAGCTGGTGAGGTGATGACTTGCAGCTGGATCCACTGATGAGCCACGTGgcctggacacacacacatacacgcccACCACTGTCACAACACAGAACACGTGACaggaaggaaacaatgcatctgtGAACCGTGACAGtgaggctagttggctgaaattccgaataaaacgccggtagaaattggcgaaccccagaTACCTCTgcagggccttacgggaatctggacttggccaatccaccacagccttaaccttctcaGGATCCATGCGTACTCCCTCAGTCGACACGATGTACCCTAGGAAAGGAACAGACGGTGCatgaaaaacgcatttctccaccttgacaaaaagcccattcactaGCAACCTGAGAAGCACTCGAACGTGCTGCACGTGCTCCTGGAGAGATGAAGAAAAGATCAATAGgtcgtccaggtagacatatgAATTGATCGACCATATCTCGCAGCACGTCGTTGATGAGTGCCTGGAAGACTGCTGGGAAGTTGGAAAGTTGGAAAGCCCGAACGTCATAACcaaatattcaaagtgccccctaggggtgttaaaggcggtcttccattaatccccctccctgatgcggaccaaatgataagcattccttaaatccaattttgtgaaaaatagatgctccctgcaacctctcgaaagctgaagacattaacggcaaaggataggtattctttaccgtTATGTTGTTCAGCCCCCGGTAgtcaatacaaggtcgcagagATCCATCCTTCTTACCCACAAAAAAAGAatcccgcccccgctggagaagaggaaagGCGGATGAACCCTGTTGAcagtgaatcagaaatatatttctccataacCTCCCTTTCTGGA is a genomic window of Chanodichthys erythropterus isolate Z2021 chromosome 14, ASM2448905v1, whole genome shotgun sequence containing:
- the cxcr2 gene encoding C-X-C chemokine receptor type 1; amino-acid sequence: MEVTTEYTYYEFITPCPDTIHHLNSTVLILVYIIVFCLSLLGNTVVIFVVYFMENRRTSTDVYLMHLAIADLLFSLTLPFWATNLHAGRWVLGTVMCKLLSGIQETTFYCCVFLLACISVDRYLAIVKATQFLNQKRHLVGIVCALVWLCAFILSIPVIVNRDVFAPAEGMELMCHDNVTAENMDNWRMTLRILHHTLGFFIPLAVMLFCYGFTTCKLCHSRNSQKQKAMRVILCVVLFFIICWLPNNITEFVDNLMRAGAVMETCKMRDRIDVALYVTEAIAFTHCAINPILYAFIGKKFRNQLLTSLFKKGMLGRDVMSKYRVGSVYSSGSTRHTSVTL